One window of the Runella slithyformis DSM 19594 genome contains the following:
- a CDS encoding MFS transporter, whose amino-acid sequence MINKARLFNGSCFALITTAFSFSIRAGILAQLGTEFSLTAEQLGFINSMWFLGFPLAMIIGGLVYHTVGPKKIMMIAFVSHALGIVLTIYSGGYIGLLISTFLIGLGNGCTEAACNPMIADTYSGAEMSKMLNRFHMWFPGGIVVGSLISKFMTDANTGWQAQIWLIMIPTLIYAYLFWGQAFPKPKTEGVTSLGENLKAMVTPLYIFMFCCMALTAISEFGPQQWTGLIMSKSGASPMLILALVTGLMAVIRYFAGPIVAKFDQTGVLLGSAVLATIGVYLFSTQTGTMAYVAAVFFAMGVALFWPNMIGFIAEKVPLSGALGMSILGGVGMFSTSIFQPIIGKWIDSARAEKTALGLTGDEMELAAGQATLSTMAIFPAILIVAFAILYFWMRNYKTETTATAAAH is encoded by the coding sequence ATGATCAACAAAGCAAGACTTTTTAACGGAAGCTGTTTTGCCCTAATAACAACAGCCTTCTCTTTCAGTATCCGGGCGGGGATTTTGGCACAGTTAGGCACCGAGTTCAGTTTGACGGCTGAGCAACTCGGCTTTATCAATTCCATGTGGTTTTTGGGCTTTCCCCTCGCCATGATCATCGGTGGCTTGGTCTATCATACCGTCGGTCCCAAAAAGATTATGATGATTGCGTTTGTTTCTCACGCGTTAGGTATTGTGTTAACCATTTACTCAGGAGGTTATATCGGCCTTTTAATTTCTACTTTCCTTATCGGTTTAGGAAACGGCTGTACCGAAGCGGCCTGTAACCCTATGATTGCCGACACCTATTCCGGTGCCGAAATGAGCAAAATGCTGAACCGTTTCCACATGTGGTTTCCGGGCGGAATCGTCGTGGGCAGTTTGATCTCTAAATTCATGACCGATGCCAACACCGGCTGGCAGGCGCAAATATGGCTGATCATGATTCCAACCTTGATCTACGCGTATTTGTTCTGGGGTCAGGCATTTCCAAAGCCAAAAACCGAAGGTGTTACTTCGTTGGGTGAAAACCTGAAAGCGATGGTTACTCCGCTATATATTTTCATGTTCTGCTGCATGGCCCTTACTGCCATCTCAGAATTCGGGCCTCAGCAATGGACCGGCCTGATCATGAGTAAATCAGGGGCAAGTCCCATGTTGATTCTGGCTTTGGTGACCGGGCTTATGGCTGTTATTCGGTATTTTGCCGGGCCGATCGTGGCAAAATTTGACCAGACAGGCGTATTGTTAGGTTCGGCCGTATTGGCTACTATCGGTGTTTATTTATTCAGCACACAAACCGGTACAATGGCCTATGTGGCTGCCGTATTCTTTGCCATGGGCGTAGCCTTATTCTGGCCAAATATGATCGGCTTTATTGCTGAAAAAGTGCCCCTAAGCGGTGCCTTAGGAATGTCAATTCTCGGAGGTGTGGGAATGTTTTCCACTTCTATCTTCCAACCCATCATCGGTAAATGGATCGATAGCGCTCGCGCTGAAAAAACAGCGCTTGGCCTAACCGGCGATGAAATGGAGTTGGCTGCCGGTCAGGCTACCCTCAGTACCATGGCTATTTTCCCGGCTATTTTGATCGTTGCCTTCGCCATTCTGTATTTCTGGATGCGTAACTACAAAACGGAAACAACCGCCACTGCCGCCGCGCACTAG
- a CDS encoding Gfo/Idh/MocA family protein: protein MSRKIRLGMVGGGRGAFIGGVHRIAAAIDGEIELVCGAFSSTPEKSKASGEDLMLPAERCYGDFKEMIQKEKRRKDRMDAISIVTPNHMHFAPAKMALENGFHVICDKPVTFSLPEAKKLKDIIEKTGLTFALTHNYTGYAMVKEARQLVKSGVLGTIRKVVVEYPQGWLSFPIEKEGAKQAEWRTDPKRSGIAGAVGDIGTHAENLAEYITGLKITELCADVSRVVEGRVLDDDANVLLHFDNGAKGILHCSQICNGDWNGLNIRVYGELGTLQWHQEKPQYLHHKTIDGYQIYQPSVGKLSDSANAHTRIPFGHPEGYLEAFANVYRNFARTVRKRMNGEEPNEFDLDFPTIDDGIRGMQFVETVIASGKSNSKWVKFKN from the coding sequence ATGTCACGTAAAATCAGACTGGGTATGGTCGGTGGCGGGAGAGGGGCATTTATTGGAGGGGTTCACCGTATTGCCGCCGCGATCGACGGCGAAATTGAATTGGTGTGCGGAGCGTTCAGTTCCACACCCGAAAAATCAAAAGCGTCGGGCGAAGACCTTATGCTTCCTGCCGAACGTTGTTACGGCGATTTTAAGGAGATGATCCAAAAAGAAAAACGTCGTAAAGACCGCATGGATGCGATTTCGATCGTTACTCCTAACCACATGCACTTTGCCCCCGCAAAAATGGCTCTGGAAAACGGTTTTCACGTTATTTGCGACAAGCCGGTGACGTTCTCGCTGCCGGAAGCCAAAAAATTGAAAGATATTATCGAAAAAACCGGACTCACGTTTGCCCTTACTCACAATTATACGGGCTATGCCATGGTAAAGGAAGCCCGACAACTCGTAAAAAGCGGTGTGCTGGGTACCATCCGTAAGGTGGTTGTGGAGTATCCGCAGGGCTGGCTGTCGTTTCCGATTGAAAAAGAAGGCGCTAAGCAAGCTGAATGGCGCACCGATCCGAAGCGCTCAGGCATCGCGGGTGCCGTGGGTGACATCGGTACCCACGCCGAAAATTTAGCGGAATACATCACCGGTCTGAAGATCACGGAATTGTGCGCTGATGTCAGTCGGGTGGTGGAAGGTCGCGTACTGGACGATGATGCCAACGTACTGCTTCATTTTGACAACGGTGCCAAAGGAATCCTGCATTGCAGTCAGATCTGCAACGGCGACTGGAACGGTCTCAACATCAGAGTGTACGGTGAGTTAGGGACTTTGCAGTGGCACCAGGAAAAACCGCAATACCTGCATCATAAAACCATCGACGGCTATCAAATATACCAGCCTTCAGTGGGTAAGTTGTCAGATTCGGCCAACGCTCATACCCGTATTCCGTTTGGGCATCCCGAGGGTTATTTGGAAGCGTTTGCCAACGTATACCGCAATTTTGCCCGTACCGTGCGTAAGCGCATGAACGGCGAAGAACCGAATGAGTTTGACCTGGATTTCCCGACCATCGACGATGGAATTCGCGGAATGCAGTTTGTCGAAACCGTCATTGCATCGGGCAAGAGCAACAGCAAATGGGTGAAGTTTAAAAATTAA